In the Armatimonadota bacterium genome, ACGTCGGGCGCGTCAATCGCCCCGGTGCCGTCGGCGGATTCGACAGTCTGATCCAAGCTCGTCATCCTGTACCTCCTCGCTACTTGAGGATGCAGACACGGTCCTCGCCCTCGATCTCAGTGAGTTGGACGTCAACCATCTCGGAGCGGGACGTAGGAATGTTCTTACCGACATAGTCCGGCCGTATGGGAAGCTCCCTGTGGCCTCGGTCAATGAGCACAGCAAGTTGGATGGCGGCCGGCCTACCCATGTCCACGAGCGCATCGAGAGCGGATCGGACGGTTCGCCCGGTGTAGATGACCTCGTCCACGAGGACAATCACCCGTCCGCCGACCTCAAACGGGATTTCCGTCGTGCCGACCTCGGGCTGTCTTGTGGCGATGTCGTCGCGATAGAGAGTGATGTCGAGCACAC is a window encoding:
- the pyrR gene encoding bifunctional pyr operon transcriptional regulator/uracil phosphoribosyltransferase PyrR, translating into MAENSTNGQGGQVMDAADMRRALTRIAHEIIERNKGAEKLGIVGVRRKGAPLAYRLAELIGTIEGAKVPVGVLDITLYRDDIATRQPEVGTTEIPFEVGGRVIVLVDEVIYTGRTVRSALDALVDMGRPAAIQLAVLIDRGHRELPIRPDYVGKNIPTSRSEMVDVQLTEIEGEDRVCILK